A single Cannabis sativa cultivar Pink pepper isolate KNU-18-1 chromosome 7, ASM2916894v1, whole genome shotgun sequence DNA region contains:
- the LOC115698137 gene encoding protein MIZU-KUSSEI 1, with product MTKIDVLRRYLLPCFCPAHAVSTVTNATHTTKKRLSTSLRDDLPDNYISQSPNDNEDDQDSPSPSPAMAAQPRPSKSMVIGTIFGHRRGHVWFCIQHDRLSFKPSILLEFPILTHQLVNEMRFGLVRIALEGDGSDLGRCPLRSVPVWTMYCNGRKLGFAARRKASDRIRLMLKTMQSTTVGAGVMPSGFGSSDSEEIMYMRANYEHVVGNADSESFHLINPDECPGQELSVFLLRSANGVSH from the coding sequence ATGACCAAGATCGACGTCCTCCGTCGTTACCTCCTCCCTTGCTTCTGTCCGGCCCACGCCGTCTCCACCGTCACTAACGCCACCCACACCACCAAGAAACGCTTAAGCACCTCGCTTCGCGACGACTTACCCGACAACTACATTTCCCAATCACCAAACGACAACGAAGACGATCAAGATTCTCCATCTCCATCTCCTGCCATGGCGGCGCAGCCTCGTCCATCCAAATCGATGGTGATCGGAACGATCTTCGGCCACCGCAGAGGCCACGTCTGGTTCTGTATCCAACACGATCGTCTCTCCTTCAAACCCTCCATCCTCCTCGAGTTTCCCATTCTAACTCACCAACTCGTCAACGAGATGCGATTCGGACTCGTTCGGATCGCTCTCGAGGGAGACGGGTCGGATCTTGGGCGCTGCCCGCTGCGATCGGTGCCCGTGTGGACCATGTACTGCAACGGCCGAAAGCTGGGGTTCGCGGCGCGGCGGAAGGCGAGCGACAGGATTCGGTTGATGCTGAAGACGATGCAATCGACAACGGTCGGTGCTGGGGTGATGCCGTCCGGGTTCGGGTCGTCGGATTCGGAGGAGATAATGTACATGAGGGCTAATTACGAGCACGTAGTAGGGAATGCTGACTCGGAGTCGTTTCACCTGATCAACCCGGACGAGTGCCCGGGTCAAGAACTCAGTGTGTTCTTGCTCAGATCCGCTAATGGAGTTTCTCATTGA